The Rhodospirillales bacterium genome has a window encoding:
- a CDS encoding monovalent cation/H+ antiporter subunit D family protein: MTGLPDPGLLAALAIAIPLVGAIGILLTSRWPDVREGISLTTGVVLFCNVALIATALEAGEEIRISLAEPVSNIGITLEVEPLGMLFALVASGLWIVTTVYAIGYMRGHHEKNQTRFYTFFAISIASAMGVAFAGNLLTLFVFYEALTLATFPLVTHARTPEARKGGRTYLGILLGTSIGFQLLAIIATYWLAGTLDFVPGGILQNVQDPVVTGALLVLFVFGVGKAAVMPFHRWLPAAMVAPTPVSALLHAVAVVKAGVFTILKIATFIIGFDLLRDLVMTDVLQWGAAFTIIAASLIAMTKDNLKARLAYSTVSQLSYIVLAALLATEAGFLGGGLHIATHAFGKITLFFCAGAILVAAHKTEISQLDGLGRVMPWTFAAFLIGSLSIIGLPPLCGLWSKWLLVAGAIDADKAIFAAVLFLSTLLNIAYLLPIPFRAFFRPLPAGVPAKRHEAPAACLAAIGFTTLGCFVLFFYPDPLIALLEGAAITAGALP, encoded by the coding sequence ACCGGCGTTGTGCTGTTCTGCAACGTCGCCCTGATTGCTACAGCGCTCGAAGCCGGCGAAGAGATCCGCATCTCGCTCGCCGAGCCAGTCAGCAACATCGGAATCACGCTGGAGGTCGAGCCGCTCGGCATGCTCTTCGCGCTGGTCGCGAGCGGTCTCTGGATTGTCACGACCGTCTACGCGATCGGCTACATGCGTGGGCATCACGAGAAGAACCAGACTCGTTTCTACACCTTCTTCGCCATCAGCATCGCGTCCGCGATGGGTGTCGCCTTTGCCGGCAACCTGCTGACGCTTTTCGTTTTCTATGAAGCCCTGACGCTGGCGACCTTCCCGCTCGTCACCCATGCCAGGACCCCAGAGGCACGCAAGGGCGGACGCACCTATCTCGGCATCCTCCTGGGCACCTCGATCGGCTTTCAGCTGCTCGCCATCATCGCGACCTACTGGCTTGCAGGGACGCTGGACTTCGTGCCGGGCGGCATCCTGCAGAACGTCCAGGACCCTGTTGTCACCGGTGCCCTGCTTGTCCTCTTCGTCTTCGGCGTCGGCAAGGCGGCGGTCATGCCGTTCCATCGCTGGCTGCCCGCCGCGATGGTCGCACCGACACCGGTCAGCGCCCTTCTGCATGCGGTCGCGGTCGTGAAGGCTGGTGTCTTCACGATCCTGAAGATCGCAACCTTCATCATCGGGTTCGATCTGTTGCGCGACCTCGTCATGACCGACGTCCTGCAGTGGGGCGCAGCCTTTACCATCATCGCCGCGTCGCTGATCGCGATGACCAAGGACAATCTGAAAGCCCGATTGGCCTACTCGACCGTCAGCCAGCTCTCCTACATCGTGCTCGCCGCGCTTCTTGCCACCGAGGCCGGGTTCCTCGGCGGCGGTCTCCACATCGCGACCCACGCCTTTGGCAAGATCACACTCTTCTTCTGTGCGGGCGCTATCCTGGTCGCGGCGCACAAGACGGAGATCTCGCAGCTCGACGGATTGGGCCGTGTCATGCCCTGGACCTTCGCCGCCTTCCTGATCGGAAGCCTCAGCATCATCGGTTTGCCACCCCTCTGCGGTCTCTGGAGCAAGTGGCTGCTGGTCGCAGGCGCCATCGACGCCGACAAGGCGATCTTCGCGGCTGTGCTGTTCCTCTCGACGCTGCTCAACATCGCCTATCTGCTGCCGATTCCGTTCCGCGCGTTCTTCCGCCCGTTGCCTGCCGGTGTGCCGGCCAAGCGCCACGAGGCGCCCGCCGCCTGCCTTGCCGCGATCGGCTTCACGACATTGGGCTGCTTCGTTCTCTTCTTCTATCCCGACCCCCTGATCGCGCTGCTCGAGGGCGCGGCGATCACCGCCGGAGCGCTGCCATGA